One region of Niallia sp. Man26 genomic DNA includes:
- a CDS encoding site-specific integrase: MRKGEAAALTWDDIDLEEGTISITKTLDFQAKNNEVLFGDTKTYHSFRTISIRKGLIKDLTFHREYQNQNKLILKDNYIHELDLVLCRNNGNFMPKSSLFNAMERILKKGDLDQIPIRALRVSHALLLPD; this comes from the coding sequence ATGAGAAAAGGCGAAGCAGCTGCTTTAACTTGGGATGATATCGACTTAGAAGAAGGAACGATAAGTATTACTAAAACTCTAGATTTCCAAGCTAAAAATAATGAAGTGCTGTTTGGAGATACTAAAACCTATCACTCTTTCCGTACAATATCAATTAGAAAAGGCTTAATAAAGGATTTAACATTCCATAGAGAATATCAAAATCAAAATAAATTAATATTAAAGGATAATTATATACATGAACTTGATTTAGTCTTATGCAGAAATAACGGAAACTTCATGCCAAAATCAAGCTTATTTAATGCGATGGAAAGGATTTTAAAAAAGGGAGACTTAGATCAAATACCGATACGTGCACTTCGCGTTTCTCATGCTTTATTACTACCTGATTAA
- a CDS encoding SH3 domain-containing protein, with product MKKWKKPIAVLVTSIVISSGFITGERLFTKPLTVEATSTTTYTVTASTLNVRSGKSTKNKVIGTVKKGTKLSVQKKESNGWYKIKFKNKTGYVSGTYVKKTTSTSNSTSKASTSSKTTYTVTASTLNVRSGKSTKFKVIGSIKKNTKLTVQKKESNGWYKITFKGKTGYVSGSYVKVSSSTTKTQAKKSIVDQVNSMKTLGKSQQVILVTAANSSTKSATIRTFEKANGKWKQVHSISGVVGKDGMTDKMSESSKASPTGKYTIGTAFGRGANPGTKLPYRKITSDDVWVDDPKSSLYNTWQKASKNKGRWKSAEKMNIAEYDLGFVINYNTNKPVAGKGSAIFFHVAGKSGYTLGCTATSKTNVSNILKWLKPDKNPVIIQTPESGLGKY from the coding sequence TTGAAAAAATGGAAAAAGCCAATTGCGGTTTTGGTTACATCCATAGTAATAAGTTCGGGCTTTATTACAGGAGAGAGATTGTTTACAAAACCATTAACCGTTGAAGCAACGAGTACAACAACCTATACTGTAACTGCAAGCACGTTAAATGTCCGAAGCGGTAAAAGTACAAAAAACAAAGTAATTGGTACAGTGAAAAAAGGAACGAAGTTAAGTGTTCAAAAGAAAGAATCTAATGGCTGGTATAAGATTAAGTTTAAAAATAAAACAGGTTATGTCAGCGGAACGTATGTTAAAAAAACCACTTCAACTAGTAACTCTACTTCAAAAGCCTCAACCTCAAGTAAAACAACCTATACAGTGACAGCAAGTACCCTTAACGTCCGAAGTGGTAAAAGTACAAAGTTTAAGGTAATTGGTTCAATCAAGAAAAATACAAAACTAACTGTACAAAAGAAAGAATCTAATGGTTGGTACAAAATTACCTTTAAAGGTAAGACAGGTTATGTCAGTGGTTCTTACGTAAAGGTATCCTCATCAACAACAAAAACTCAAGCAAAAAAGTCTATAGTAGATCAAGTGAATAGTATGAAGACACTTGGGAAATCCCAACAAGTAATTTTAGTAACAGCTGCAAATTCTAGTACGAAATCAGCAACTATCCGTACATTTGAAAAAGCTAATGGAAAGTGGAAACAAGTGCATTCTATTTCTGGAGTGGTTGGCAAGGATGGAATGACAGATAAGATGTCAGAAAGCTCGAAAGCTTCTCCAACTGGTAAGTACACAATAGGAACAGCATTTGGGCGTGGAGCTAATCCCGGTACTAAACTACCTTATCGGAAAATAACCAGTGATGATGTATGGGTAGATGATCCGAAGTCTTCTCTTTATAACACTTGGCAGAAAGCTTCAAAAAACAAAGGAAGATGGAAGAGTGCGGAGAAAATGAATATCGCAGAATATGACCTGGGCTTTGTTATTAATTACAATACAAATAAACCAGTTGCGGGCAAAGGTAGTGCTATATTCTTTCATGTAGCAGGAAAGTCTGGATACACGCTTGGATGTACTGCTACATCCAAAACAAATGTATCAAATATATTAAAATGGCTAAAACCTGATAAGAACCCTGTTATTATTCAAACACCTGAATCTGGATTAGGAAAATATTAA
- a CDS encoding SH3 domain-containing protein, which translates to MKKWKKPIVILVTVLVISSGFVTGEEFIAKPLTVEAASITTYTVTASTLNVRSGKSTKNKIIGSVKKGTKLSVQKKESNGWYKIKYKNKTGYVSGSYVKKTTSSSSSTSKASTSSKTTYTVTASTLNVRSGKSTKNKVIGSVKKNTKLTVQKKESNGWYKITYKGKTGYVSGSYVKVNKPSSNSTSNKSSGSTSSKSSTSSKTSYIVMASSLNVRNGAGTNYKSIGTVKKGTKITVISKTSGGWYKINFNKKTGYVSNKYVMQKSNQKSSEFTNVKNLDKSIIVDLKYNTKSNFTGKRIYNFNQAILRKSSAEKLAKANAILKKKGYTIKIWDAYRPYAAQETLWKAYPNSKFVAKPDPTNIRGHQLGATIDMTICFLKNGKEVPMQSKFDEFSSKAYRNYKRNSEQEKYYKIMDKAMKEAGFVGYDKEWWEYRDTKQNFSLLEISPSLY; encoded by the coding sequence TTGAAAAAATGGAAAAAACCTATTGTAATTCTAGTAACAGTCTTGGTAATAAGTTCTGGGTTTGTTACAGGAGAGGAATTCATTGCAAAACCATTAACAGTTGAAGCAGCGAGTATAACAACCTATACTGTAACAGCAAGCACGTTAAATGTCCGTAGCGGAAAAAGTACGAAAAATAAAATAATTGGTTCAGTAAAAAAAGGAACAAAATTAAGTGTCCAAAAGAAAGAGTCTAATGGCTGGTATAAAATTAAATACAAAAATAAAACAGGTTATGTCAGCGGCTCATACGTTAAAAAAACCACTTCATCAAGTAGCTCTACTTCAAAAGCCTCAACCTCAAGCAAAACTACATATACGGTGACAGCAAGCACCCTAAATGTCCGAAGTGGTAAAAGTACGAAAAATAAAGTGATTGGTTCCGTTAAGAAAAATACGAAACTCACTGTACAGAAAAAGGAATCAAATGGTTGGTACAAAATCACTTATAAGGGTAAAACCGGATACGTTAGTGGTAGCTATGTAAAAGTAAACAAGCCTTCTAGCAATTCAACATCAAATAAATCTTCTGGATCAACATCAAGCAAAAGTTCCACATCAAGTAAAACTTCTTATATTGTAATGGCAAGCTCCTTAAATGTTAGAAATGGAGCGGGAACTAATTACAAATCTATTGGAACTGTAAAAAAGGGAACAAAAATTACAGTCATAAGTAAAACATCCGGCGGATGGTATAAGATTAATTTTAATAAGAAGACAGGATATGTAAGTAATAAATATGTTATGCAAAAATCAAATCAGAAAAGTTCAGAATTTACTAATGTGAAAAATTTAGATAAGAGTATTATAGTAGATTTAAAATATAATACGAAAAGTAACTTTACTGGTAAAAGAATATATAATTTCAATCAAGCAATTTTAAGAAAAAGTTCGGCAGAAAAATTAGCTAAAGCTAATGCAATATTAAAAAAGAAAGGTTATACAATCAAGATTTGGGATGCATATCGTCCTTATGCGGCACAAGAAACATTATGGAAAGCGTATCCTAATTCTAAGTTTGTGGCAAAGCCTGATCCAACAAATATTAGGGGGCATCAACTGGGTGCTACAATTGATATGACTATATGTTTCTTGAAAAATGGAAAAGAAGTACCTATGCAAAGTAAATTCGATGAATTTTCATCAAAAGCTTATAGAAATTATAAGCGTAATAGTGAGCAAGAAAAATATTATAAGATAATGGATAAGGCTATGAAAGAGGCGGGCTTTGTTGGCTATGATAAAGAATGGTGGGAATATCGAGATACAAAGCAGAATTTTAGCCTTTTAGAGATAAGTCCTTCTTTATATTAA
- a CDS encoding IS3 family transposase (programmed frameshift), translating into MERKPAGKKYNDDFKKTIVDLYHSGSPVKELSSEYGVSEVTIYKWVKDFTPIGSEKEALTPKELAEIQKENLRLKQEVEILKKGYGHIREKVTESELIDFIEEHKDQYPVQKMCEVLAVPRSSYYGSLEKTTSKRELENQELTQEIQRIHLESKARYGAPKIHKTLSNNGVCLSLKRVQRLMRKAGIRSITRKKYRPFPSKEKVVQLGNLLKRDFSTCTINEKWVADITYIPTVKDGWCYLASVLDLHSKKIVGYSFSRFMTSELVIEALQNACFSQKPRKGLILHTDLGSQYTSSEFTQHVQKYGIRQSFSQKGCPYDNACIESFHAILKKEEVYHTQYTDYRAAKLAMFQFIEGWYNRKRIHSSIDYQTPQAMEDQIRRTA; encoded by the exons TTGGAACGTAAACCTGCAGGCAAAAAATATAACGATGATTTTAAGAAAACGATTGTGGATTTGTATCATTCCGGCAGCCCGGTTAAAGAATTAAGCAGCGAATATGGCGTATCAGAAGTAACGATTTATAAATGGGTGAAAGACTTTACCCCTATTGGTTCAGAAAAAGAGGCGCTGACACCAAAAGAGTTAGCCGAGATTCAGAAAGAAAACCTTCGGTTAAAACAGGAGGTAGAAATCCTAAAAAAGG GCTATGGCCATATTCGCGAAAAAGTAACCGAATCAGAGCTCATCGATTTTATCGAGGAACACAAGGATCAATATCCCGTCCAGAAAATGTGCGAAGTACTGGCCGTGCCAAGAAGCAGTTACTATGGCTCCCTTGAAAAAACGACGTCAAAACGTGAACTGGAAAACCAGGAACTCACGCAGGAAATCCAACGGATTCACCTGGAAAGTAAGGCGCGTTATGGCGCACCGAAAATCCATAAGACCTTATCAAACAACGGGGTTTGTTTAAGCCTGAAACGTGTCCAGCGCTTGATGAGAAAGGCAGGCATCCGTTCGATTACCAGGAAAAAATACCGTCCTTTCCCCTCAAAGGAAAAGGTTGTGCAGCTGGGTAATCTTTTAAAAAGAGACTTCTCTACCTGCACGATTAATGAGAAATGGGTGGCAGATATTACGTATATTCCTACGGTAAAAGACGGCTGGTGCTATCTGGCCTCTGTATTGGATCTGCATTCGAAAAAAATTGTTGGCTATTCTTTTTCTCGTTTTATGACTTCGGAATTAGTGATCGAAGCACTTCAAAACGCCTGTTTTTCTCAAAAGCCCCGAAAGGGCTTAATTCTTCATACCGATCTTGGCTCACAATATACCAGCAGTGAGTTTACTCAGCATGTCCAAAAATACGGAATCAGGCAGTCTTTCAGTCAGAAAGGCTGTCCTTATGACAATGCCTGTATAGAGTCATTTCACGCCATATTAAAGAAAGAAGAAGTCTATCATACCCAGTACACTGACTACCGGGCAGCGAAGCTGGCCATGTTTCAGTTTATAGAGGGCTGGTACAACAGAAAAAGAATTCACAGCAGCATCGACTATCAAACACCTCAAGCTATGGAGGATCAGATTAGAAGAACCGCTTAA
- a CDS encoding DNA/RNA non-specific endonuclease, protein MNYLILLLTTIFLVGCTNVEDVSITDEKTDSQEVTTVNTDKTSEKEEADTALVNESVEEETPTETNKELFSGYKLIEVDGGDLSGYREPNVVVDIGYGDRKYWAFTNEYGQLVRVIAGEITLQDDQNEPVLSSGRYYSDEAKVPGVESDVLDEGHIIADSLGGVSNAYNITPQDSTLNRHGDQAYMEDAIRSAGGATNFEAIITYPDTKTQIPSSYQYSYTLMGNEIVDTFDNVNPDEVNASLGLTGSKPSDSTSSNTDGDISSVDTDGNGQVTIKEAKAAGFSMPITSDHWLYPYMHDADKDGLVGE, encoded by the coding sequence ATGAACTATTTAATCTTACTTTTAACGACTATCTTTCTTGTTGGATGTACCAACGTAGAAGATGTGTCCATTACAGATGAAAAGACAGATTCACAAGAAGTAACCACAGTTAATACAGATAAAACTAGTGAAAAAGAAGAAGCTGATACTGCGTTGGTTAATGAATCAGTGGAAGAGGAAACACCAACCGAAACAAATAAGGAACTGTTCTCAGGGTACAAACTTATTGAAGTGGATGGTGGAGATTTGTCTGGATATCGTGAACCTAATGTCGTCGTTGACATTGGTTATGGGGACCGTAAATATTGGGCATTTACTAATGAATACGGGCAGCTAGTTCGTGTTATTGCTGGTGAAATCACTCTTCAAGATGACCAGAACGAACCTGTATTATCGTCTGGCAGATATTACTCTGATGAGGCAAAGGTTCCTGGTGTCGAAAGTGACGTTTTAGATGAAGGACATATCATTGCTGATTCTCTGGGAGGGGTATCGAATGCTTACAATATTACTCCACAAGATAGTACGCTTAACCGACATGGTGATCAAGCTTATATGGAAGACGCAATCCGTAGCGCAGGTGGAGCCACTAATTTTGAAGCAATAATCACATATCCGGATACGAAAACGCAGATTCCTTCAAGTTATCAGTATAGCTATACTTTAATGGGGAACGAGATTGTAGATACATTTGACAATGTGAACCCTGATGAAGTGAACGCATCTCTCGGTTTAACAGGAAGTAAGCCTTCTGATTCAACTAGTTCAAACACAGATGGTGATATTTCTAGTGTTGATACAGACGGTAATGGACAGGTGACGATTAAAGAAGCAAAAGCAGCAGGGTTCAGTATGCCAATAACGAGTGACCATTGGTTATACCCCTATATGCACGATGCTGATAAGGACGGTTTGGTAGGAGAGTAA
- a CDS encoding YjfB family protein, with product MDIPALSVSMHQASLSQSVSLALTKMSMDNTQQTATQMMEMLQAPHPTLGNSIDLKG from the coding sequence TTGGATATTCCAGCTTTATCAGTTAGCATGCACCAAGCTTCACTTAGTCAAAGTGTAAGCTTAGCATTAACTAAAATGTCTATGGATAATACTCAGCAAACTGCAACACAAATGATGGAAATGCTTCAAGCTCCACATCCAACATTAGGTAATTCTATTGACCTAAAAGGATAA
- a CDS encoding arsenic transporter, with the protein MADFTVWITIATFLVTLGLILWRPKGLNEAVPAAVGAVIVVLCGSVSFSDLGIILNTISGAAITIMATIVMAIVLESFGFFNWVAEKLAAMAKGSGIRLFWYVNLLCFLMTLFFNNDGSILITTPILLMLLNNMRLKNHQKIPYLLSGALIATASSAPIGVSNIVNLIALKIVHMDLWLHTAMMFVPSSIGLLFLTFLLFLRFKKVLPEKIPVQVSGLSRSSYHPLKSVIQHESEKARSKFMRNILLFVLAVRCSLFLASYLHIPISVMAVIGSLVLLAWRWIYLKISPADMLKKTPWYIIVFAFSMYTIIYGLNNIGLTNWLIGFMEPVVSGSLLQASVLMGTLLTVLSNIFNNHPALMVGTLTLTHMDLSLLELKVAYLANVIGSDMGALLLPMGTLATLMWMHIVRKGKVFISWWDYIKITAVVIPPATIFTLIILYYWVSSLFAGVLQQ; encoded by the coding sequence ATGGCCGACTTCACCGTTTGGATAACCATTGCCACTTTTTTGGTTACCCTCGGGTTAATACTTTGGAGACCTAAAGGATTGAATGAAGCAGTGCCTGCAGCTGTTGGTGCAGTTATTGTTGTGCTTTGCGGCAGTGTATCATTCTCCGATTTAGGCATCATATTGAACACAATCAGCGGCGCCGCTATTACAATCATGGCAACAATTGTTATGGCAATTGTTTTAGAAAGCTTTGGTTTTTTTAATTGGGTGGCAGAAAAACTGGCAGCTATGGCAAAAGGATCAGGAATTCGTTTATTCTGGTATGTCAATTTATTATGTTTCCTAATGACACTATTTTTTAATAATGATGGTAGCATACTCATTACAACACCGATTCTCCTCATGCTGTTAAACAACATGCGCTTAAAAAATCATCAAAAAATCCCCTATTTACTATCTGGGGCGCTAATTGCAACTGCTTCAAGTGCTCCAATTGGTGTAAGCAATATCGTCAATCTAATTGCATTAAAAATTGTCCATATGGACTTATGGCTCCATACAGCGATGATGTTTGTACCATCAAGTATTGGATTATTATTTTTGACCTTCCTGCTGTTTCTGCGGTTTAAAAAAGTCCTGCCCGAAAAAATTCCAGTACAAGTTTCCGGTCTGTCTAGATCTTCCTATCACCCATTAAAATCCGTCATCCAACACGAATCAGAAAAAGCTCGTTCAAAATTTATGAGAAATATTTTATTATTTGTTCTTGCTGTCCGCTGTAGCTTGTTTCTTGCCTCCTATCTTCACATTCCGATTTCTGTGATGGCTGTCATCGGATCACTCGTTCTTTTAGCCTGGAGATGGATATATTTAAAAATATCCCCTGCTGATATGCTAAAGAAAACCCCGTGGTATATCATCGTCTTCGCCTTTAGTATGTATACCATCATCTACGGCCTCAATAATATTGGCTTGACTAACTGGCTGATTGGTTTTATGGAGCCTGTCGTTTCAGGAAGTCTGCTTCAAGCGAGTGTATTAATGGGTACACTGCTAACAGTTCTTTCCAATATTTTCAATAACCACCCTGCCTTAATGGTGGGTACCCTTACCTTGACACATATGGATCTTAGTTTGCTTGAATTGAAGGTTGCTTACTTGGCTAACGTAATAGGCAGCGACATGGGAGCATTACTGCTGCCGATGGGAACACTAGCCACTTTAATGTGGATGCATATCGTCAGAAAAGGTAAAGTTTTCATTAGTTGGTGGGATTATATCAAAATAACAGCCGTAGTAATTCCTCCTGCTACAATTTTCACCTTAATTATTCTATATTACTGGGTTTCTTCCCTTTTTGCTGGTGTACTTCAACAATAG
- a CDS encoding ATP-binding cassette domain-containing protein, which yields MAETILKAANVSKVYGKHKALDKVSIEIKRGMIYGLIGENGAGKSTFMRTVMGLISIDSGEMELFGQSGVKGLQRARRKMGQSIETPALYPELTARENLRVQAANGGVSEREMDALLQLMNLSNTGKKRAKNFSLGMRQRLAIASTLITNPEFLILDEPTNGLDPSGIVEMREIIQRLVTERGITVLLSSHLLDELSQVATHYGILHDGKLISEFSREELAKETRQYIELETTEVEKAIVVLDELGIKDYTVMNRTEINIYEQLDEVATINRSLVLANVNVSRIGTTRQKLEDYFLQLTGGNKNA from the coding sequence ATGGCAGAAACAATTCTTAAAGCTGCAAATGTTTCGAAGGTATATGGCAAGCATAAAGCGCTTGATAAAGTATCAATTGAAATTAAGCGCGGGATGATCTATGGCTTGATTGGCGAAAATGGTGCAGGTAAATCGACTTTTATGCGGACGGTAATGGGATTGATATCTATTGATAGTGGGGAAATGGAACTATTTGGGCAATCAGGTGTAAAAGGCTTGCAGCGGGCACGAAGGAAGATGGGGCAATCTATTGAAACGCCGGCACTTTATCCTGAGTTAACCGCACGGGAGAACTTGCGTGTTCAAGCGGCAAATGGCGGTGTGAGTGAACGTGAAATGGATGCTTTGCTGCAGTTAATGAATTTAAGTAATACAGGCAAGAAAAGAGCAAAAAATTTCTCATTGGGAATGCGCCAGCGTTTGGCGATTGCGTCAACACTTATTACTAATCCTGAGTTTCTCATTTTAGATGAACCGACAAATGGATTAGATCCGTCAGGAATTGTGGAAATGCGTGAGATTATTCAACGGTTGGTAACAGAACGAGGGATTACTGTGTTGCTTTCTAGTCATTTGCTTGATGAGCTTTCCCAAGTTGCGACCCATTACGGTATCTTGCATGATGGCAAACTGATTAGTGAATTTTCGCGGGAAGAGCTTGCGAAAGAAACTCGTCAATATATTGAATTAGAAACAACAGAGGTCGAAAAAGCTATTGTCGTTTTAGATGAATTAGGAATAAAGGATTATACAGTTATGAATAGGACAGAGATTAATATTTATGAACAGCTCGATGAAGTTGCTACTATAAATCGTTCATTAGTGCTGGCAAATGTAAATGTTTCACGAATTGGCACAACGAGACAAAAGCTCGAAGATTATTTCTTGCAGTTAACGGGAGGAAATAAAAATGCTTAA
- a CDS encoding ABC transporter permease, with protein sequence MLNLLTAEKIKLVRSKKLWIVLGILSILPVMQAINSKMMVHYGTELVQAIDTVVNGASSVLMIEKNALTILLVMSAFISFFIGEEFQNGTIRNALSLGRSRTHYYLSKLIVAALLGVIGVLAMTGFGIISFSAVFGFGELGGISNYSEYAFKAFSILYLLILANVSIYVMITFMTKNSGISLIWSFLYTMATGFGAGIFQQTTHFKQVTFWFTESFLFYSDFASKTDIAKFPEMILVSLITIMLSSAIGILLFNRTDIK encoded by the coding sequence ATGCTTAATCTCTTAACAGCAGAAAAGATAAAATTAGTACGCAGTAAAAAGCTATGGATTGTTCTAGGCATACTTTCCATACTTCCTGTCATGCAAGCTATAAATAGTAAAATGATGGTCCATTATGGTACTGAACTCGTTCAAGCGATTGATACTGTAGTAAATGGTGCATCCAGTGTTTTGATGATCGAGAAAAATGCTTTAACTATTTTGCTTGTTATGAGTGCCTTTATCAGCTTCTTTATCGGCGAAGAATTTCAAAATGGTACGATTCGAAATGCATTATCTTTAGGGCGCAGCCGGACGCATTATTATTTGTCTAAGTTAATTGTAGCAGCACTGCTAGGCGTTATTGGAGTGCTGGCAATGACTGGGTTTGGCATAATCAGCTTTTCAGCTGTATTTGGCTTTGGTGAGCTTGGAGGTATTAGCAATTACAGCGAATACGCCTTTAAGGCTTTTAGTATACTGTACTTATTAATTCTGGCTAATGTGTCTATTTATGTTATGATTACGTTTATGACAAAAAACAGTGGGATTTCCTTGATTTGGAGTTTCCTTTATACGATGGCTACAGGTTTTGGTGCAGGGATTTTTCAGCAAACAACGCACTTTAAACAAGTAACGTTTTGGTTTACAGAATCCTTTCTGTTTTATTCAGATTTCGCCAGCAAAACAGATATCGCAAAATTTCCTGAGATGATATTGGTGAGTCTTATTACAATCATGTTATCATCAGCTATAGGAATCCTTCTGTTTAATCGAACAGATATAAAGTAG
- a CDS encoding response regulator transcription factor: MAVILIIEDDTAVHSLIKETMEINGFNTLSAYSGTEGKMLVENNQADVILLDLMLPGMNGEEFLQHIRSTSSIPVIVISAKIDQPSKLQLLTNGADDYITKPFDVKELLARIDIQLRHAAKVTAEHRQEIHYKNISLNLDTREVKLSDRALHLTGREFAILQLLMENPQKVFSRANIYESVWNEPFFDNDKTINMHISNLRNKLNSNGTNYIKTVWGIGFKFD, encoded by the coding sequence GTGGCAGTAATATTAATTATAGAAGATGACACCGCCGTTCATTCTTTGATAAAAGAAACGATGGAAATAAATGGATTTAATACACTAAGTGCTTATTCAGGCACAGAAGGTAAAATGTTAGTCGAAAATAACCAAGCAGATGTCATTCTTTTAGATTTGATGCTTCCTGGTATGAATGGTGAGGAATTTCTACAACATATTAGAAGTACTTCTAGCATTCCTGTCATTGTCATTTCTGCAAAGATTGACCAGCCTTCTAAGTTGCAATTGTTAACGAACGGTGCAGATGATTACATCACGAAGCCCTTTGATGTAAAAGAGCTGCTTGCCCGAATTGATATTCAACTGCGCCATGCAGCAAAGGTTACAGCTGAGCATCGGCAAGAAATTCATTATAAAAATATCAGCCTTAATTTAGATACCCGTGAAGTAAAGCTAAGTGATCGGGCACTCCACCTTACTGGTCGTGAATTTGCAATCCTTCAATTACTTATGGAGAATCCCCAAAAAGTTTTCAGTCGTGCTAATATATATGAAAGTGTCTGGAATGAACCTTTTTTCGATAATGATAAAACGATTAACATGCACATAAGTAATTTACGAAATAAGCTTAATAGTAATGGGACCAACTATATTAAAACTGTCTGGGGCATCGGCTTTAAATTTGATTAA
- a CDS encoding HAMP domain-containing sensor histidine kinase: MWILFFFLALALLVYIFFLKRELRKLTREVKELSTRASFGSRLYLDFREKALIQLVDELNQMIDEFEHRNHQAKQMEENVKLSIAGLSHDLRTPLTSINGYVQLLNVAADEAKKAQYISIIEHSVQRLIEMTDQFYDLARMETNQKDIELTSLSLVTIVEDIFLSFYEQLEERKIELQFSEHKQDNRIIADKLMLIRVIQNIVQNILRYASSHAAISYRMEKEYFLLTVKNDIKPDSKIAIDKVFSRFYTEVSSRTNTESSGLGLYFSKKLVEKMNGKMEAELKGNWFILTIQLPVHRTNINTV; this comes from the coding sequence ATGTGGATATTGTTCTTCTTCTTAGCATTGGCGCTGCTTGTTTATATATTTTTCTTAAAACGAGAACTGCGAAAATTAACAAGGGAAGTAAAAGAACTATCAACCCGCGCGAGCTTCGGAAGCAGGCTGTATCTTGATTTCCGCGAGAAGGCATTAATTCAATTAGTTGATGAACTAAACCAAATGATAGATGAATTTGAGCATAGGAATCACCAAGCTAAACAGATGGAAGAGAATGTGAAGTTATCAATTGCCGGGCTTTCCCATGATTTGCGAACACCGCTTACTTCCATCAATGGCTATGTGCAACTCTTAAATGTAGCTGCAGATGAAGCTAAGAAAGCCCAATATATTAGTATTATCGAACATTCCGTTCAGCGTTTAATTGAAATGACAGATCAATTTTATGACTTAGCACGAATGGAAACAAACCAAAAAGACATAGAATTAACTTCGCTTTCGCTTGTCACTATAGTCGAGGACATCTTTTTGTCTTTTTATGAGCAGCTAGAAGAAAGGAAGATTGAACTTCAATTCTCTGAACATAAACAGGATAATAGAATAATTGCAGATAAATTAATGTTAATACGTGTCATTCAAAATATTGTGCAAAATATCCTTCGTTATGCCAGTAGTCATGCAGCGATTAGCTATCGAATGGAAAAGGAGTATTTTCTATTAACGGTGAAAAATGATATAAAACCAGATAGTAAAATAGCGATTGATAAAGTATTTTCGCGTTTTTATACTGAGGTCTCTAGTCGAACAAATACAGAATCAAGCGGGCTAGGTCTTTATTTTTCGAAAAAGCTCGTGGAAAAAATGAATGGGAAAATGGAGGCGGAGCTTAAAGGGAATTGGTTTATTCTTACCATACAGCTTCCAGTACATAGAACGAATATTAATACTGTTTAG